The DNA region GCAAGCCCCATCTTCCAGTCCATCCCCTGGTCCAGTGACCAGTCCCTCTCCTACACCAGCCCCCATCAAGACAACAGGAACTGAAATTGACCCAGAGACTTTTACTTTCAACTGGTAAGTCCACTGGGCCACTAAGCTCTTGTTTGCTACACCACAATTAGAGTGAAGTAGATTATAATCTTAGAATATTAATGGCCAGTTAAGAATTCAAATACAGATGTAAAGAGGAAATTCGTCCTATTGGTTCTAGTTTGTCTCTCAGTGTCCTCCCTTATTTTAAGAAGGACAAGttaattaaattatcaaatcagtaaaataatcattttacttgtttgaattttcaagaattcctgTTGATGAAAGTACAATTAACTGCTACTGAAATCTCTTTGAACTGCCCCTTTTTATTTCAACTGGGCTTGGGTCAGGTTTCTACATAGTTTTGCAAATGAAGTATTTGTATCAGTGTTAGTTAACTCCTAgtgattgtttttaatttgttttgttttgtttttttacaggCTTCAGGGAACTTATGAACATTCACCTGGAAATTCTGTTTCTCGCATTGACATATATGCAGACTATCTGTCATCTTGTAGTAGACTGGCTAGAGTAGGAATCCTTAATGCAACAGCATTTAATCGCATCATCAAGTAAGTGATGAGTTTGTTTTAGTCAGGATTTTTGAGTCAAATCTTTGCTATTAACCTTTCCTCTCTTAGGAGTTACCAAGAATAAATTTACTCCTagaatatatataatttatatatatattttttctatcaGAAAGATGTTGAGAAGTAAGAAAAATGTTAGTTAAGGgacattattttatttctcaccAGATTTTTAGATCTAAAACTATCATAAATGTATtgtgtgaaagggttaacattcTTTGGTGGAAGACTTGAGATTCTCTGAGCCAGTCACTTTGGACTTCAGatggaaaagtttttttttttttcaagtcttgtcttagtcattgtgttgtgttcatgGGCAACAGACTTTACTCCTATTATCCCTCTCTCTCCAAGGAGGATGAATAGGTATTGGTGGACTGTCAGGGAAAGTGGATGAATTACTGGGAGTTTCCTGCTGTTTACTAGCATCCCGTCCAGGAGGAGAAGTTATACTtttagttgcttcatgctagTGAAACCAGGATAAGCTTCCTGTAAGCTTGACATTCCTTTGAAAAAATCTGTGTGAATCTGTCAGTGACacagttaatttatttttttgcagattGGCTTTTCCTGATGGCCAGCTTCGAAGGGTGCAGTCTGGGGTAAATGTCCAATACGTCCTAGCAGGTTTAAAACGTAGAGCTAACCCACTTCCAGTTAAAAGCCGAACAGATTCACCAGCACCTCAGCATGTTGCAAGCCCTCATCTAGCAACTCAGCAGCAAGGACAGAGAATGCCCCCTGGTCAGCAGGCCATCAATAGGACTCCCACCCCTCCTGTTCAGAGTCAAATGTCCCCAGGATGGAATCCACCTAAACAGCAAAATGTGACAGTTGCACAGCAAACACTCCCTTCATCAATGCCGAGGCAATATGAACAGAGGTCCACACCACAGGTTTCTGTGAGCAATCAACCACAGATGCTTGGAATGGCCCAACTTCCAAGAAGACCAAGTACATCTAGTCAGGGAGCCATTCAAGCAACGGTAGATCAGGTTCGTGTATGATCACGTCAAGTAAAAAAAGGGCACAAATTTGTcagtaaaaagaaattatgtTCAAATCGTCAGACAATGGTTTAAGAGATGGCATCATTGTATGGTGTGATGTAATATATACCATCTGAGTTGTCTGCTGACACACTAAACCTCTATGTGAATGATTGTTcagtgtggaaaaaaaataagagagttCACATGAAAACCACTGTCAAGTTAGTGATAATGGTCTCCCATTGATAACTTTAAGTACAGTTGTTCATAAGTTATGGAAGGCTCACTCAATGCACTGTAGTTACCTACTGGTTAATTttgttgatgatttttttcctagGGAGTAAGACAATTTACTACACCAGCTTTGCAACAGCAAAATCTCCAAACTGTGGCCAATCAACGGCACATGATCGGAGGGCAAACGCAAAGGAGTCTTGGTCCAACTGATAAGGCTCAAACCCTTGAGAGAGTAGCAGCTATGCGTAGAGCAAGTGTGGAAGGAACTAGTGCTCTGCAGGCACAGAATCCACAAGCCCTCCAGCATCATTCCCAGGGGAAGATCATGCAGAGAATGCCCATATCTTCCCAAAGTCCAGGCCCATCTAGAGGAGATCAACAGCAAATGGTTCACAGCATGCCACCAACTGTGCAAGCGTCTCCAGGTCAAAAGGGCTCCAGTGGTGCTTTTCCAGCTCAATCCATCCCTGCTGATGTACCTCGTAGTCCTGTTCCACCACAGATCCCACTATTGAGGTCTCCACTTCCTTCAACAAGGTCTACCCAGCCACTCACATCACAACCAACTCAGACACCATTTTCAGCAGGCTTCATACAAAGACCTGTTACAGCAGCAGAACCATCCTCATATCGACCAACAGCCGCCTACCGGCAACAAGCTCCTGCTTTTCCTCAGCAGCAAAGTGTACGCCCTGCACCACCTGCTTACAGTGGGCGGCCTCTGTATCACGGGTCTTACCCACCCCTTGCTCCTAAACCTGCACCGGGAGTCAATGTTCAATTATCTCAAGAAAGCCAGTTGAGGAAGAAAGTTTCCTCTAATACTGCCGTCGGCGGGAGCCATCCCAGAACTCCACAAGTAGTGAGACCTCCCTTTCTTAGGGAAGAAGTTACAACAAGACAGATTTTGCTCCTCATGAGAATGCACCCAATACACCACCCTCACCTGTTTTGTCCCCTTCCTCAAGGAGTGGACAGCCGTTCAGGGGTTCTCAACCAGACTTATCGGGTGGACATGGTGGAAGAAACGTCAGACCTGGACTAATAAAGAACAGCAGACAACCGTTTTCTGGgtaatattcttttttgttctcCCTGATAACTTTTACgtaatacattttaaaaattgttcacaCGTAACCTGCACGTATTTAGTTTGCAGAACAATAACTTGATGATTGCTATCCAAACATCCTAAATGCTTTCATCTTAAATGCCTTCAAAATCCCAGAAAAGCTACGTCTGAATATTGTCTGAATGCGGCTGACGGTGTAACTCTGTGAATGTTCTCTTTTTCTCGCAGGATTAGACAAGAAGGTGTCGTCCTCATAGCACAGGAAGAGAGGGCAGCAGATGTTGTTTCTTCAGGCCTTTTAGAGGACGCAGCGGAACAAAAAATTGTCGtcatagaaaacaaaaatagaacaGATATCATCCCAAATAATTCGCTGTCTTCAGCGCACGCTAATACTGCCCATGAGCATTCAAAATTGTCATCTGGGAACGCGTCAGTTAATACAGGAGATGAAATTTGCAGATCGAACATTGATGAACATTTTGATCAGTCATTAGAGAGAATGCCGTTGAATCAGGGagaaaaaaactcttcagagTATACCCAAGTCAACTTTGTACCCTTCCAGTAATGGTTCTTTAAAAAGAGACTTGAATATTCATGCAACCTACGGAAGTAGAACTTCTGCATCAAACGAGGAAAACCTGAATGGCCAGCGCGATAATGCCAGTGATGAGTTTGGACAAGTAAAGCGGCCAAGACTGGATAGTAGAATGTCCTCCCTTGAAAATGAATTAGAAAATTCTTCGTCGATACCATCTAGAACTGGAAGTCCAACCCCTCTTGTTAATGGTGACATCAAGGCTGATCCAAGGAACAAACTGATTGATAAACTTTTAGATAAGGATTTGCATTTGCCTCTTAATGGCGTTTGTGGAATCGATTCGTCCGATATAGACCTTCTTGCTTCCGACGGAGAGAGACTCAGTAGTAGTAAGGCGTCATCACCAGATCTCTTTGGAAGCGAAACAAATTCGGATTTTGGTAAATATTTAGAGGAGAGCGATACGATACGGGCTTGTTTAGTGATGTTCTGCAAGGAGATTTAAGGATAGATCCGATGGAGAATGGTACTGAAGGCACTCACCAAACGGCATCGAGATGCCAAATTTTCCCGTGGGAACCTGTAATGAAGGTGCAATTGTATCCAGCGATAAGGCATTCCTGCTGGAGCTACGCAGCAACAAGGCAAGATTCCTATTCCTCCAACGGGAGACCAGACCCCGTTCCTGGCCAGTATAATGCTACGGTCGATCGGCTATCACTTACAGGAGAGTCACCCTGGAATTCTACAAACAATGTGAATCTTGAGTCAAGACAGGCTTAAGCCTTTCGTCAGCGTCTGTCAATGTACAAAAAAGTTACATTTCCACATCAAAATAACCAGCCGAGTTCTCAGCAAATGGTAGTAACTCATGATTCTTCATTTCATTCAGCCTTTTACGACGCCGAAAAACATACTGCCCAGACCTCAGGGGCCAGATATTGTCAATAGCAAAGCTCCAGTCTCTCAAGGATTAGGTATTCAAACAACCCTTGATGGCTTCATCTTCTCATGGAGGGCAGCAAA from Pocillopora verrucosa isolate sample1 chromosome 1, ASM3666991v2, whole genome shotgun sequence includes:
- the LOC131780883 gene encoding LOW QUALITY PROTEIN: AT-rich interactive domain-containing protein 2 (The sequence of the model RefSeq protein was modified relative to this genomic sequence to represent the inferred CDS: inserted 7 bases in 6 codons; deleted 8 bases in 6 codons; substituted 3 bases at 3 genomic stop codons) — translated: MFQPSHFQKMAQHLGIDSLSYEKEYNGFMTKLKNFHESKGTPFRRLPWLGGQYLDLYLLYRKVTSAGGWVKVTEEKRWRDIAEVFNLPPTCTNAAFALRQHYSRYLESFERINFFGEDAEDVLAAGRPHTPVGGGTFTQHVPSVATSDYISVISTSKDPKRNFDKLVLSLQCGMPNEVDFAINICMLLSNVSNSVFNLSKAPAVVDTLLAHVGVFSEDSHGLGELYEQWYAKQDMERDFTRFWKEGLTVKGVEDILCSDSDDKTTDQGSLFHPSRKKIGAKDVECQRISQVGMIFYNFSFDSANADVLASHPLCLKFLVLCICSNHGFLQRMAWETLSNLAEKMLMDPIESTSTQMFFQMLHCFLDHKDRYHVINAMDVLGKLCTLERNDEVIETGLEPEAYQSLIKVLIISDVQLVLSSLESLYNLSGVGQVTSDHIAEVNHSIDILVCLVTLDAESFGPEALSEVQILEKRIPTALPATPKPQPATTPVAPPQPREPVQQQQAPSSSPSPGPVTSPSPTPAPIKTTGTEIDPETFTFNWLQGTYEHSPGNSVSRIDIYADYLSSCSRLARVGILNATAFNRIIKLAFPDGQLRRVQSGVNVQYVLAGLKRRANPLPVKSRTDSPAPQHVASPHLATQQQGQRMPPGQQAINRTPTPPVQSQMSPGWNPPKQQNVTVAQQTLPSSMPRQYEQRSTPQVSVSNQPQMLGMAQLPRRPSTSSQGAIQATVDQGVRQFTTPALQQQNLQTVANQRHMIGGQTQRSLGPTDKAQTLERVAAMRRASVEGTSALQAQNPQALQHHSQGKIMQRMPISSQSPGPSRGDQQQMVHSMPPTVQASPGQKGSSGAFPAQSIPADVPRSPVPPQIPLLRSPLPSTRSTQPLTSQPTQTPFSAGFIQRPVTAAEPSSYRPTAAYRQQAPAFPQQQSVRPAPPAYSGRPLYHGSYPPLAPKPAPGVNVQLSQESQLRKKVSSNTAVGGSHPRTPQVVRPPFLREEVTTRQXFAPHENAPNTPPSPVLSPSSRSGQPFRGSQPDLSGGHGGRNVRPGLIKNSRQPFSGIRQEGVVLIAQEERAADVVSSGLLEDAAEQKIVVIENKNRTDIIPNNSLSSAHANTAHEHSKLSSGNASVNTGDEICRSNIDEHFDQSLERMPLNQGEKNXLQSIPKSTLYPSSNGSLKRDLNIHATYGSRTSASNEENLNGQRDNASDEFGQVKRPRLDSRMSSLENELENSSSIPSRTGSPTPLVNGDIKADPRNKLIDKLLDKDLHLPLNGVCGIDSSDIDLLASDGERLSSSKASSPDLFGSETNSDFGKYLEESDXDTGLFSDVLQGDLRIDPMENGTEGTHQTASXMPNFPVGTCNEGNCIQRXGIPAGATQQQGKIPIPPTXRPDPVPGQYNATVDRLSLTGESPWNSTNNVNLESRQAXAFRQRLSMYKKVTFPHQNNQPSSQQMVVTHDSSFIQPFTTPKNILPRPQGPDIVNSKAPVSQGLGIQQPLMASSSHGGQQMAAEQTALPRGNVAPSRGMPPGWAPSGVQHPQLPVAPHAARRVQPAAAIGFQVASPVGAPLVPQGATVPPGSLSLGLSPGGQPQLQQQQKSVTVHPDVTTQGVATPGAAIYEATSTSQSRPPTSPMQFQHPAMPPAVKNVVQNPVGSLLVTPTAPQVFAPTSPAHVSQAEFSAPQMVSFKPFRCRWTTCYSSFDTSKELFAHVVSEHVPRDSLVMSCMWEGCPSVRRSRSSLLFHLQQKHSEASPAPNSLPPQPAQHQSPPVQPPPQPQRNPQPNPQPPAAFHSVHGPFVPAYHFLARLLQSLQKNQPLTKSVRLTAALVLRNVAQYSALARSLLRRHESRPVTLLSMPTQKAANAIAACLSEFVSTXKGVRQEDSGXLFWAPSR